Proteins found in one Tsukamurella paurometabola DSM 20162 genomic segment:
- a CDS encoding CbtB domain-containing protein, protein MANLSTAHAGDLSLGISRRAVWLTVATLLAVLAYYFIGIDQGAVSVFGNDTHIHEFFHDARHFLGFPCH, encoded by the coding sequence ATGGCGAACCTGAGCACCGCGCACGCGGGTGATCTCTCGCTGGGCATTTCGCGACGAGCCGTGTGGCTCACCGTCGCCACCCTGCTGGCCGTTCTGGCCTACTACTTCATCGGGATCGACCAGGGCGCCGTCTCGGTGTTCGGCAACGACACCCACATCCACGAGTTCTTCCACGACGCCCGGCATTTCCTGGGCTTCCCCTGCCACTAG
- a CDS encoding M12 family metallo-peptidase, with amino-acid sequence MRNLPRHRSSMIGLAAAAAALLSLGSVAPATAATGPDPTIDLLVLYTPEVLKARGSEAKVRAAVEEGIASMNDTLRRSNIAGRIRVVGVEQTSAPGSTVGRGKPAIDWLAGNTQSLRNTYDADLVSVVVAGGAGIASNPTMPFTTVSGNEAWSVVGNDWLAPDLKRGEAGVFAHELGHNLGALHDWGTTPATRGANPERHGYVNPAGLVDVMAYNNSSLCAPNSCSRRPYYSNPDVTVGGLPFGQRGGTRPSDIASVFAKTMPVVAGYRTATMVQFQYNEDGAARPSLVEPLAALNRLIAQRTLPGAYRSARIENAPSAARAGYSPAEVAAAVKAAKDSCSPTTNCELRDGTRYVTLPAKILPIMLPLLDFGAATGTIAFVRPLIDLTSPFVRVLLDPARTATGNPLGPIDVFARLSNAVGEGVRAAVTGTGDASRYLAPSTPGADTQRSTSTGSPAPVVSAAAARGPALTGAVARADSGRAGAEALTTDGAATAAAVPTPSVSAPDDAAASTPERATPGRTTPERSTPADTIARPSDSSATTGSNADSPQSPSGGTGVTSSAASSPSGTGESAGSGASPASTGSAASSASSDRASTAGS; translated from the coding sequence GTGCGGAACCTGCCTCGTCACCGGTCCTCGATGATCGGCCTCGCCGCCGCCGCTGCGGCGCTGCTGTCCCTCGGCAGCGTCGCTCCCGCCACCGCTGCAACCGGGCCCGACCCGACCATCGACCTGCTCGTCCTGTACACACCGGAGGTGCTCAAGGCGCGCGGTAGCGAAGCCAAGGTGCGGGCCGCGGTCGAAGAGGGGATCGCTTCGATGAACGACACCCTCCGACGCAGCAACATCGCGGGCCGGATCCGGGTGGTGGGAGTCGAGCAGACCTCGGCCCCGGGGTCGACGGTCGGCCGGGGCAAGCCTGCGATCGACTGGCTCGCCGGAAACACCCAGAGTCTGCGGAACACCTACGACGCCGACCTGGTCTCCGTCGTGGTCGCGGGCGGCGCCGGGATCGCCAGCAACCCGACCATGCCGTTCACCACGGTGTCCGGCAACGAGGCCTGGAGTGTGGTGGGCAACGATTGGCTCGCCCCGGATCTCAAGCGTGGCGAGGCCGGAGTGTTCGCGCACGAGCTGGGTCACAACCTCGGAGCCCTGCACGACTGGGGAACGACACCCGCGACCCGCGGAGCGAACCCCGAGCGCCATGGCTACGTCAACCCGGCCGGCCTCGTCGACGTCATGGCGTACAACAACTCATCGCTCTGCGCACCGAACTCGTGCAGCCGTCGGCCGTACTACTCCAACCCGGACGTGACCGTCGGCGGCCTCCCCTTCGGGCAGCGGGGCGGCACCAGGCCCTCGGACATCGCCTCGGTCTTCGCCAAGACGATGCCGGTGGTCGCGGGATACCGGACGGCGACCATGGTGCAGTTCCAATACAACGAGGACGGTGCCGCCCGCCCGAGTCTCGTGGAGCCCCTCGCAGCGCTGAACCGCCTCATCGCGCAGCGCACTCTCCCCGGCGCGTACCGCTCGGCGCGGATCGAGAACGCGCCGTCGGCCGCCCGTGCGGGCTACAGCCCGGCCGAGGTCGCCGCTGCGGTGAAAGCCGCGAAGGACTCGTGCTCTCCCACGACGAATTGTGAGCTTCGCGACGGCACCCGGTACGTGACGCTCCCCGCGAAGATTCTTCCGATCATGCTGCCGCTACTGGACTTCGGCGCGGCGACGGGCACGATCGCCTTCGTCCGCCCGTTGATCGATCTCACATCGCCGTTCGTGCGCGTGCTCCTGGATCCCGCACGTACTGCCACCGGCAATCCGCTCGGCCCCATCGACGTGTTCGCGCGCCTGTCGAACGCGGTCGGCGAGGGTGTGCGCGCGGCCGTCACCGGCACCGGCGACGCGTCCCGCTATCTCGCCCCGAGCACGCCCGGCGCCGACACTCAGCGGAGCACTTCGACCGGCTCGCCTGCACCGGTGGTGTCCGCCGCGGCAGCGCGTGGGCCGGCCCTCACCGGTGCGGTGGCCCGGGCTGATTCGGGACGCGCGGGCGCGGAGGCGCTCACGACGGACGGTGCCGCGACCGCAGCTGCGGTGCCCACGCCGTCCGTCTCCGCGCCCGACGATGCCGCCGCGTCGACGCCGGAGCGGGCGACCCCGGGTAGGACGACTCCGGAACGGAGCACCCCGGCGGACACGATCGCGCGCCCGTCGGACTCCTCCGCAACGACCGGGAGCAACGCGGACTCTCCGCAATCACCCTCGGGCGGAACCGGAGTCACGAGTAGCGCCGCGTCGTCGCCG
- a CDS encoding peptidylprolyl isomerase, whose translation MTNSNATAHATLHTSEGDIRIALFGNHAPVTVANFVGLAQGTKEYTTTNASGGTSGPFYDGSIFHRVIDGFMIQGGDPTGTGTGGPGYDFVDEFHPELKFDRPYLLAMANIGRPATNGSQFFVTVGKTPHLNNRHTIFGEVEDEDSKRVIDAIGQAPTDRADRPIKEVTINSITIEP comes from the coding sequence GTGACCAACTCCAACGCTACCGCTCACGCGACCCTGCACACCTCCGAAGGCGACATCCGCATCGCCCTGTTCGGAAATCACGCCCCCGTGACCGTGGCCAACTTCGTCGGACTCGCTCAGGGGACGAAGGAGTACACCACGACCAACGCGTCGGGCGGCACCAGCGGACCGTTCTACGACGGCTCGATCTTCCACCGCGTCATCGACGGTTTCATGATCCAGGGCGGCGACCCGACCGGCACCGGAACCGGCGGCCCCGGCTACGACTTCGTCGACGAATTCCATCCCGAGCTGAAGTTCGATCGCCCGTACCTGTTGGCCATGGCCAACATCGGCCGCCCCGCGACCAACGGGTCGCAGTTCTTCGTGACCGTCGGCAAGACGCCGCACCTCAACAACCGGCACACCATCTTCGGTGAGGTCGAGGACGAGGACAGCAAGCGCGTCATCGATGCCATCGGCCAGGCCCCCACCGATCGTGCCGACCGGCCGATCAAGGAGGTCACCATCAACTCGATCACCATCGAGCCCTAA
- a CDS encoding CbtA family protein, which yields MEKLVIARGAAAGALSGLLAFLFARFLVEPIIERAIARQDAADAAQHASMPGMDMDSAEVYSRAVQQNFGLGAGIIVFGLVLGTLFAVAYCVAAPKFPRWSPRALALAVAGSLFAGFYVIPYLKYPPNPPGVGDPDSIGERTGTYLLMVAIGLALVAVAWVVALALTPRYGGWGAALIGGAIVVAGSVLAYLVLPAPLSAKDFPADDLYWFRTYSFLAQVILWGGIGLIGGESIHRLTLSRGRAAESVSV from the coding sequence GTGGAGAAACTCGTCATCGCCCGCGGCGCGGCCGCGGGCGCCCTGTCCGGGCTACTGGCGTTCCTCTTCGCCCGCTTCCTGGTGGAGCCCATCATCGAGCGCGCGATCGCGCGGCAGGATGCCGCGGATGCGGCGCAGCATGCATCGATGCCGGGCATGGACATGGACTCCGCCGAGGTCTACAGCCGGGCGGTGCAGCAGAACTTCGGTCTCGGCGCCGGGATCATCGTGTTCGGGCTCGTGCTCGGCACACTGTTCGCGGTGGCCTACTGCGTGGCCGCTCCGAAGTTCCCGCGGTGGAGTCCGCGTGCGCTCGCGCTGGCCGTGGCCGGCTCCCTGTTCGCCGGCTTCTACGTGATCCCGTATTTGAAGTACCCGCCCAATCCGCCGGGGGTCGGTGATCCCGATTCGATCGGCGAACGCACGGGGACCTACCTACTGATGGTGGCGATCGGCCTGGCGTTGGTCGCCGTGGCGTGGGTGGTGGCGCTCGCTCTCACACCGAGGTACGGGGGCTGGGGGGCGGCCCTGATCGGCGGTGCGATCGTGGTGGCGGGTTCGGTGCTCGCCTACCTGGTACTCCCGGCGCCGTTGTCCGCCAAGGACTTCCCGGCAGACGACCTGTACTGGTTCCGCACCTACTCCTTCCTCGCGCAGGTGATCCTGTGGGGCGGGATAGGGCTGATCGGCGGAGAGTCGATCCACCGGCTCACCCTCTCGCGTGGGCGGGCTGCGGAGTCCGTGTCGGTCTAG
- a CDS encoding C40 family peptidase, with product MTSDSTKTTSRTRAAFGASVAVIGLVASPAVALAAPAPQLPAPQAPAPQAAAAPDRGAVVQAALTRVGMPYQYGASGPSSFDCSGLVSWAMNQAGLSVPRSSYSLMSAGVPVSRGELRPGDVVITNGGGHAALYVGNGQVVEAVTYGTPVRVSDIRGFVTARRF from the coding sequence GTGACCAGCGACAGTACGAAGACCACCAGCCGCACCCGCGCCGCCTTCGGCGCCTCCGTCGCAGTGATCGGACTCGTCGCTTCACCCGCGGTCGCCCTCGCCGCCCCCGCACCTCAACTGCCCGCCCCGCAGGCCCCCGCGCCGCAGGCGGCCGCCGCTCCCGACCGCGGTGCCGTGGTTCAGGCCGCACTGACCCGCGTGGGGATGCCCTATCAGTACGGCGCGTCGGGCCCGTCGTCCTTCGACTGCTCGGGCCTCGTCAGCTGGGCCATGAATCAGGCCGGTCTCAGCGTGCCGCGCAGCAGCTACTCGCTGATGAGCGCCGGCGTCCCCGTGTCGCGGGGCGAGCTACGCCCCGGCGATGTGGTGATCACCAACGGCGGCGGTCATGCCGCGCTGTACGTGGGTAATGGACAGGTCGTCGAAGCCGTCACCTACGGCACCCCGGTGCGCGTCTCGGACATCCGCGGCTTCGTGACCGCGCGCCGATTCTGA
- a CDS encoding PH domain-containing protein: MDNWSAPRSVGVVLLIAGIALGAATALGVIDDPVGIVLVGVGAVLLCYLGASVLVLRPRLAADAAGVTYRGAFGRKHFPWDGLEIKRTSTKHWGRESVLLELTRGDDLLFLGRWELGEAPTLVAQQLEELRPR, encoded by the coding sequence GTGGATAACTGGAGCGCTCCGCGCAGCGTCGGCGTGGTTCTGCTGATCGCGGGCATCGCGCTCGGCGCCGCCACCGCCCTCGGCGTGATCGACGATCCGGTCGGCATCGTGCTGGTGGGTGTCGGCGCCGTGCTCCTGTGCTACCTGGGGGCTTCGGTGCTGGTGCTGCGACCCCGGCTCGCCGCGGACGCCGCGGGCGTCACCTATCGCGGCGCGTTCGGCCGCAAGCACTTCCCGTGGGACGGGTTGGAGATCAAGCGGACCAGTACGAAGCACTGGGGACGCGAGTCCGTGCTGCTGGAACTCACCCGCGGCGACGATCTCCTCTTCCTCGGTCGATGGGAACTGGGCGAGGCACCCACGCTGGTGGCTCAGCAGCTCGAGGAACTGCGCCCCCGCTAG
- a CDS encoding cell wall synthesis protein CwsA has translation MATPLLDDVQPADETSQAPSNAQRVATGFGQSFTGPLNIARGLTGIGLSIASHVLHTFFNLTRKTIALALAKKVVHTVRSSDPAAPADDAAPSLPVKGGGVRKPLLITLVVALVLAVGGTAFKLLRTPKAPPVAPEPPRVRPASGATGDSAPAASDEETAAVVADEDPRKIGE, from the coding sequence ATGGCCACCCCACTGCTCGACGACGTCCAGCCCGCCGACGAGACGTCGCAGGCTCCCTCCAACGCCCAGCGCGTCGCCACCGGTTTCGGCCAGAGCTTCACCGGCCCGCTGAACATCGCCCGCGGCCTCACCGGCATCGGCCTCTCGATCGCCAGCCACGTGCTGCACACCTTCTTCAACCTCACCCGCAAGACCATCGCTCTGGCTCTGGCGAAGAAGGTCGTGCACACGGTCCGTTCGTCCGACCCGGCCGCGCCGGCCGACGATGCGGCACCGTCGCTCCCGGTGAAGGGCGGGGGCGTGCGCAAGCCGCTCCTGATCACCCTGGTCGTAGCGCTGGTGCTGGCCGTAGGCGGCACCGCTTTCAAGCTGCTGCGCACTCCGAAGGCCCCGCCCGTCGCGCCGGAACCGCCGCGGGTGCGTCCGGCGAGCGGCGCCACCGGCGACAGCGCTCCGGCGGCCTCCGACGAGGAGACCGCGGCCGTGGTGGCCGACGAAGACCCGCGCAAGATCGGCGAATAG